A single Bacillus sp. HMF5848 DNA region contains:
- a CDS encoding TetR/AcrR family transcriptional regulator — MSDSKPLKERILDAALQLFERYGYHGVTVNQIVAECSASKGGFYHNFSSKDELLYEIHDYFISYVLEKAKRAFEECATPTEKLVAVIQSFVKVFHMYKAHITVFYQESMYLRPEYKEAIATKRDEFRTIMRAVIVEGVQSGEFREELNIDITVMSILGTVNWTYKWYQPNGASTIEEIAELYIDLILHSILTNDAKVNKQYAHFFRKIPCI, encoded by the coding sequence TTGTCTGATAGTAAACCGCTAAAAGAAAGAATACTAGATGCAGCCTTACAATTGTTCGAACGATATGGATACCATGGTGTGACTGTCAATCAGATTGTTGCTGAGTGCAGTGCTTCAAAGGGCGGATTTTATCATAATTTTTCCTCCAAGGATGAATTGTTATATGAAATTCATGATTATTTTATTTCATATGTGTTGGAGAAAGCAAAAAGAGCCTTTGAAGAGTGTGCCACCCCTACAGAAAAGCTAGTCGCGGTGATTCAGTCGTTTGTTAAAGTGTTTCACATGTATAAAGCGCATATCACGGTGTTTTACCAGGAAAGTATGTATCTACGACCTGAGTATAAGGAAGCCATTGCCACAAAACGTGATGAGTTTCGGACTATAATGCGTGCGGTGATTGTAGAGGGAGTTCAGTCGGGAGAGTTTCGAGAAGAACTAAATATTGATATCACTGTTATGTCTATATTAGGCACAGTGAACTGGACATACAAGTGGTATCAACCTAATGGTGCATCAACTATAGAGGAAATTGCTGAGCTTTATATTGATTTAATATTACATTCCATTTTAACTAACGATGCAAAGGTCAATAAGCAGTACGCACATTTTTTTCGAAAAATACCTTGTATATAG
- a CDS encoding acyl-CoA dehydrogenase family protein produces MNFSFTKEQIMIQEMVSDFAQREIKPLAESLDRTSEFAQDIFKKIGELGLLGLPFPEEYGGAGADTMSYAIAVEEIGKACGGTGLSYAAAVSLGASPIYYFGTEEQKQTWLVPMAKGETLGSFGLTEPNAGSDAGGTQTKAILDGETYIINGEKCWITNAGYARQVIVTAVTGQDERGKPIISAIIVPTDAEGVDITCNYEKMGVRASNTCQIVLTDVRVPKENILGDHQKGFKQFLYTLDGGRISIAALSVGIAQAAYEKALQYAKERKQFGQSISKFQAIQFKLADMAMEIELARTMVHKAAWLKDNDKPFAKEAAFAKLYASEAGFRACNQAIQIHGGYGYMREYEVERHLRDIKLMEIGEGTSEIQRLVIARQIGC; encoded by the coding sequence ATGAATTTTTCATTTACGAAAGAGCAAATAATGATTCAAGAAATGGTTTCTGATTTCGCACAACGTGAAATAAAACCTCTTGCGGAGAGTCTAGACCGTACCAGTGAGTTTGCTCAAGATATTTTTAAAAAGATTGGAGAGCTCGGTTTACTAGGTTTACCGTTTCCTGAAGAGTACGGTGGTGCTGGTGCGGATACGATGTCATACGCCATTGCTGTTGAGGAAATTGGAAAAGCGTGCGGTGGGACGGGACTAAGCTATGCGGCTGCTGTATCTCTTGGGGCTTCACCTATTTACTATTTTGGAACGGAAGAGCAAAAGCAAACATGGCTCGTACCGATGGCAAAGGGTGAAACGTTAGGGTCGTTCGGTTTAACTGAGCCAAACGCAGGATCAGATGCAGGTGGAACGCAGACCAAAGCGATTCTTGATGGTGAGACGTACATCATTAATGGAGAGAAATGCTGGATTACAAACGCTGGCTACGCAAGACAAGTGATTGTAACCGCTGTCACCGGACAGGATGAACGTGGTAAGCCTATTATTTCTGCCATCATTGTACCAACCGATGCAGAGGGCGTTGATATTACATGCAATTATGAAAAAATGGGTGTTCGTGCCTCAAACACATGTCAGATTGTTTTAACGGATGTACGTGTGCCTAAAGAAAATATACTAGGAGATCACCAGAAGGGATTTAAGCAGTTTTTATATACGCTAGATGGAGGCCGAATTTCGATTGCTGCTCTTTCGGTTGGTATTGCCCAGGCAGCCTATGAAAAAGCACTGCAGTATGCAAAGGAGCGTAAGCAGTTCGGACAGTCGATTTCAAAGTTTCAGGCGATACAGTTTAAGTTAGCTGATATGGCGATGGAGATTGAACTCGCCCGTACTATGGTGCACAAAGCGGCTTGGTTAAAAGATAATGATAAACCGTTTGCGAAGGAAGCGGCATTTGCGAAGCTATATGCTTCAGAAGCGGGCTTTCGTGCTTGTAATCAGGCTATTCAAATTCATGGTGGGTACGGCTATATGCGTGAATACGAGGTAGAACGCCATCTGCGTGATATTAAATTAATGGAGATTGGTGAAGGTACATCGGAAATTCAAAGGCTTGTCATTGCTAGACAGATAGGTTGCTAA
- a CDS encoding AMP-binding protein gives MLQVTVGELLSKKAEKHPDHEAVVYPDRDLKMTYKEFNDHCHKVAKGLIHLGIQAGEHVAIWATNKPEWLTSQFATAKAGAVLVTVNTNYQRAELEYLLKQSDSTTLILMEKFRDTSYINTLYEIAPELKTSEPGQLESKALPCLKNVIVLGENKYPGTFNWGDVVEMGAQVSDETLLAREQSLHPQDVINMQYTSGTTGFPKGVMLTHSNIVNNAYNIASCMNLTQNDRLCIPVPFFHCFGCVLGTLACVTVGATMVPVVEFQPAAVLEAVEKEKCTALHGVPTMFIAELNDPSFLSYKLESLRTGIMAGSNCPIEVMKAVIEKMGATDITIAYGQTESSPVITQTRTDDPIEIRVESVGRALPNVEVKIVEPGTTNEVPRGIQGELCTRGYHVMRGYYNNDAATKDAIDVEGWLHTGDLAVMDENGYCRITGRLKDMIIRGGENIYPREIEEFLYKHPAILDVQVVGIPDEKYGEEVMAWIIPKQGIELTEDDIRQFCKGNISRHKIPRYIAFTNEYPMTASGKIQKFRLREQAKSIVQGGSHV, from the coding sequence CTGTTACAGGTTACCGTTGGTGAGCTGCTGTCGAAAAAGGCAGAGAAGCATCCTGATCATGAAGCGGTTGTGTACCCGGACCGTGACTTGAAAATGACATACAAGGAGTTCAATGACCATTGTCATAAGGTAGCGAAGGGGCTCATCCATTTAGGTATTCAAGCGGGAGAGCACGTAGCAATCTGGGCGACAAATAAGCCCGAATGGCTAACAAGTCAATTTGCCACGGCAAAGGCTGGGGCTGTGCTTGTTACTGTCAATACGAATTATCAACGAGCAGAGCTTGAATACTTATTAAAGCAATCTGATTCAACTACTCTTATTTTAATGGAGAAATTTCGTGATACGTCCTACATCAACACTTTGTATGAAATTGCACCAGAGCTAAAGACGAGTGAGCCCGGTCAGCTTGAATCAAAAGCACTGCCATGTTTAAAAAACGTTATTGTACTTGGAGAAAATAAATACCCGGGTACATTCAATTGGGGTGATGTAGTTGAGATGGGGGCACAAGTATCCGACGAAACACTACTAGCACGTGAACAATCTCTCCATCCACAAGATGTTATTAACATGCAATATACATCAGGTACTACAGGATTTCCAAAAGGAGTGATGCTCACTCACTCTAACATTGTGAATAATGCCTACAACATTGCGAGCTGCATGAATCTAACGCAAAATGACAGGCTATGCATTCCTGTCCCATTTTTCCATTGCTTTGGTTGTGTGCTTGGAACACTCGCCTGTGTCACAGTAGGGGCTACGATGGTACCTGTAGTTGAGTTTCAACCCGCAGCAGTGTTAGAAGCGGTTGAAAAAGAAAAATGTACAGCGTTACACGGGGTTCCAACTATGTTTATCGCAGAATTAAACGATCCGAGCTTCCTTTCTTATAAGCTTGAGTCCCTTCGAACCGGTATTATGGCAGGCTCGAATTGCCCGATAGAGGTGATGAAGGCTGTTATTGAAAAAATGGGGGCAACTGATATAACAATTGCCTATGGTCAAACAGAATCTTCACCGGTAATTACTCAGACGAGAACGGATGACCCGATTGAGATTAGAGTTGAATCAGTGGGGCGAGCGTTACCTAATGTAGAAGTGAAAATTGTTGAACCCGGCACCACAAATGAAGTGCCTAGGGGTATCCAAGGTGAGCTTTGTACACGTGGCTATCATGTCATGCGAGGCTATTACAATAATGATGCCGCAACAAAAGATGCGATAGATGTTGAAGGTTGGCTTCATACAGGCGATTTAGCTGTCATGGATGAAAACGGCTACTGTCGTATTACAGGTAGATTAAAAGACATGATTATTCGAGGTGGGGAAAATATTTACCCGCGTGAAATTGAGGAGTTTTTATATAAACATCCTGCCATTTTGGATGTGCAGGTCGTCGGCATCCCTGATGAAAAATATGGGGAAGAGGTTATGGCTTGGATTATCCCAAAGCAAGGTATCGAGTTAACAGAAGATGATATAAGACAATTTTGTAAGGGCAACATTTCAAGGCACAAAATCCCGCGCTATATTGCGTTTACGAATGAGTACCCTATGACAGCCTCTGGGAAGATTCAAAAGTTTCGACTGAGGGAGCAAGCAAAAAGCATTGTGCAAGGAGGTAGCCATGTTTGA
- a CDS encoding acetyl/propionyl/methylcrotonyl-CoA carboxylase subunit alpha — translation MFEKILIANRGEIAVRIMKTCQKLQIKTVAIYSEADKDAPHVKLADEAYLIGPPRVNESYLVIDKIIAIAKQTNVNAIHPGYGLLSENSTFARRCEREDIIFIGPTADVIEKMGSKIEARRTMQEAGVPIVPGYTNSLQDEEEAIKIANEIGYPVMLKASAGGGGIGMQVVSCDDDIRKAFKSNQQRATNFFGDGTMYIEKYIENPRHIEVQILADQKGTTVHLWERDCSIQRRHQKVVEEAPSPFLDDITRASMGDAAVRAAKHIGYSNAGTIEFLVDEQKNFYFLEMNTRIQVEHPVTEEITGLDLVEQQIRIAAGSPLQLTQSDIKGTGHAIEVRIYAEDPNTFFPSPGKITEMSFLQESWIRYELGVEAGMTVTPFYDPMIAKVVVSGTTRTEAIDKLRQALAGYRVEGIKTNIPFLREVIDHPTFLQGEATTNFIKEVRR, via the coding sequence ATGTTTGAAAAAATACTAATAGCGAATCGCGGAGAAATAGCAGTCCGCATTATGAAAACATGTCAAAAGCTACAAATCAAAACAGTGGCTATCTATTCGGAAGCCGATAAAGACGCCCCTCACGTCAAGCTTGCTGATGAAGCATATTTAATTGGGCCACCACGTGTCAATGAGAGTTACTTAGTAATCGATAAAATAATCGCAATTGCTAAACAAACGAATGTAAATGCTATTCATCCAGGCTACGGTCTATTATCTGAAAATTCAACGTTTGCAAGGCGCTGTGAAAGAGAGGACATTATCTTCATTGGTCCCACAGCGGATGTAATAGAAAAGATGGGGAGTAAGATTGAGGCGCGACGCACGATGCAGGAAGCGGGTGTGCCGATAGTGCCAGGCTATACAAATTCTCTTCAGGATGAAGAAGAAGCTATAAAAATAGCAAACGAAATTGGCTATCCGGTTATGCTGAAGGCTTCAGCGGGTGGAGGCGGAATTGGGATGCAAGTGGTCAGCTGTGATGACGATATTCGTAAAGCTTTTAAAAGTAACCAGCAGCGGGCTACAAACTTTTTTGGTGATGGCACCATGTATATCGAAAAATACATTGAGAACCCGCGCCATATAGAAGTACAAATTCTTGCAGATCAAAAAGGAACGACTGTGCACCTTTGGGAACGAGATTGTTCGATTCAAAGGCGTCATCAAAAGGTTGTCGAGGAAGCGCCCTCGCCGTTTTTAGATGACATAACACGTGCAAGCATGGGAGATGCAGCCGTTCGCGCAGCGAAACATATAGGGTATAGCAACGCTGGTACTATTGAGTTTCTCGTGGATGAGCAAAAGAATTTTTACTTCCTAGAAATGAATACACGCATTCAAGTGGAGCACCCGGTAACAGAGGAGATTACAGGACTAGACTTAGTAGAACAACAAATTCGGATTGCTGCTGGAAGCCCTTTACAGCTCACTCAATCAGACATAAAAGGCACTGGCCACGCGATAGAGGTACGAATCTACGCAGAAGATCCGAATACATTTTTTCCATCACCAGGGAAAATAACAGAGATGTCGTTTTTACAGGAGTCATGGATACGTTATGAGCTTGGCGTTGAAGCGGGAATGACAGTAACGCCGTTCTATGATCCTATGATTGCGAAGGTAGTAGTGTCAGGTACGACGCGTACAGAGGCTATAGATAAGCTTCGCCAGGCATTAGCAGGCTACCGTGTAGAGGGAATAAAAACAAATATACCGTTTCTTCGGGAGGTTATCGACCACCCAACATTCTTACAAGGCGAGGCAACGACCAATTTTATTAAAGAGGTGAGACGATGA
- a CDS encoding acetyl-CoA carboxylase biotin carboxyl carrier protein subunit, giving the protein MTKVLASMAGNVWKVLVSEGDEVTNGQDVVILESMKMEIPIAAEQVGVVKGVKVAEGDFVNEGDVLMELD; this is encoded by the coding sequence ATGACAAAGGTTCTAGCGAGTATGGCCGGGAATGTATGGAAAGTGCTTGTTTCAGAAGGAGATGAAGTGACAAATGGCCAGGATGTTGTCATTTTAGAGTCGATGAAGATGGAAATTCCTATTGCAGCCGAGCAGGTTGGTGTGGTGAAGGGTGTTAAGGTAGCGGAAGGCGATTTTGTAAATGAAGGCGATGTTCTTATGGAGCTAGACTAA
- a CDS encoding hydroxymethylglutaryl-CoA lyase, producing the protein MNLPATVEIKEVGPRDGLQNESKSVSTEDKIQLINHLSQSGLKYIEVTSFVNPKWIPQLADASEVASRIERIEGVTYAALVPNERGLQRALQTGIDEISVFLSASETHNRKNINKSIEDTLPILKNVIQEAKAAGKTVRGYISTVIECPYEGLVNASQVNRIADVLLEFGVRELSLGDTIGVATPLEVEALLATMCNSIPPSKIAMHFHDTHGTALANILTSMQMGIYKFDSSIGGLGGCPYAPGASGNVATEDVVYMLERMGVSTGVRSEVLTTVTKYLENQVGLRLNSCHSQIFRAGGEG; encoded by the coding sequence ATGAATCTACCGGCAACTGTAGAAATAAAGGAAGTCGGCCCACGAGATGGGTTGCAAAATGAGAGTAAGTCTGTTAGTACGGAAGATAAAATTCAGCTCATAAATCATTTATCTCAAAGTGGTTTGAAGTACATTGAAGTAACATCCTTTGTCAATCCAAAGTGGATTCCACAGCTTGCTGATGCAAGTGAAGTAGCTTCTCGGATTGAGAGAATTGAAGGTGTGACATATGCTGCATTAGTTCCAAATGAACGCGGCTTACAGCGGGCGCTCCAAACCGGTATCGATGAGATCTCCGTGTTTTTATCAGCAAGTGAGACTCATAATCGGAAGAATATCAATAAATCAATTGAAGATACATTGCCGATTTTAAAAAATGTTATTCAAGAGGCGAAAGCTGCAGGCAAGACTGTTAGAGGATATATTTCCACAGTCATTGAATGTCCGTACGAGGGGTTAGTTAACGCTTCGCAAGTAAACCGAATTGCCGATGTGCTTCTGGAGTTTGGCGTTCGAGAGCTTTCGTTAGGTGACACAATTGGAGTAGCTACGCCACTTGAAGTGGAGGCGTTGTTAGCAACGATGTGCAATTCTATACCTCCAAGTAAAATCGCTATGCACTTTCATGATACGCATGGTACAGCTCTAGCAAATATATTAACATCCATGCAAATGGGGATTTACAAGTTTGATAGTTCAATAGGGGGCTTGGGAGGCTGCCCATATGCGCCGGGTGCGTCCGGTAATGTCGCAACAGAGGACGTAGTATATATGCTTGAACGAATGGGAGTTTCTACTGGTGTAAGGTCAGAGGTTTTAACAACAGTGACAAAGTATTTAGAAAATCAAGTTGGTTTGCGTCTAAATAGTTGTCATAGTCAAATATTTCGAGCAGGAGGCGAAGGATGA
- a CDS encoding enoyl-CoA hydratase, with translation MTPLVLKEKVNEHIAIITLNRPEAANALSIQLLHELIDLVEQIHYDSSVRCVILTGAGENVFCAGADLKERAGMGDEDVKKHVALIRKAIDTVEKLPQPVICAINGAAFGGGLELALACDIRIAVANAKLGLTETSLGIIPGAGGTQRLPRLIGTGKAKELIFTAAKINAKTAQQLGVVEQVVQEGAISNALILAEQISRNAPLALIHAKLAINKGIECDLETGLAIEEMAYEQIIRTNDRIEGLRAFREKRPPEYKGE, from the coding sequence ATGACACCATTAGTTTTAAAAGAAAAAGTAAACGAACATATCGCAATTATTACGTTAAATAGACCTGAAGCGGCTAATGCTTTGAGCATACAGCTGCTGCATGAATTAATAGATTTGGTGGAACAAATTCACTATGATTCTTCCGTTCGCTGTGTCATCTTAACAGGTGCTGGTGAAAATGTATTCTGTGCTGGGGCCGATTTAAAGGAACGAGCAGGTATGGGAGACGAGGATGTTAAAAAGCATGTCGCACTCATACGGAAAGCAATAGACACTGTGGAAAAGTTGCCGCAGCCAGTCATTTGTGCGATAAATGGGGCTGCTTTTGGCGGAGGGTTAGAGTTGGCGCTAGCTTGTGATATAAGAATAGCTGTCGCAAATGCGAAGCTTGGCTTAACGGAGACAAGTCTCGGTATTATTCCAGGAGCAGGCGGTACACAACGGTTACCTAGATTAATAGGCACTGGAAAGGCGAAGGAATTAATATTCACAGCTGCAAAAATAAATGCGAAAACTGCACAGCAATTAGGTGTGGTCGAACAGGTTGTGCAGGAGGGGGCAATATCGAACGCGTTGATACTCGCAGAACAAATTTCGCGCAACGCTCCGCTAGCACTGATTCATGCGAAGCTTGCAATAAATAAAGGGATTGAATGTGATTTGGAAACTGGTTTAGCAATTGAGGAGATGGCATACGAGCAAATCATTCGAACGAATGACCGTATAGAAGGATTGCGTGCGTTTCGGGAAAAGCGTCCACCAGAATATAAGGGTGAATAA
- a CDS encoding acyl-CoA carboxylase subunit beta has protein sequence MSRSDELLDKKAHIHQGGDKKYHEKNKEQGKLFVRERLALLFDEDVQFEDAEFANCLASGLPADGVVTAVGTIHGQTVCVMANDSTVKAGSWGARTVEKIIRIQETAEKLQCPMLYLVDSAGARITDQVEMFPGRRGAGRIFYNQVKLSGKVPQVCLLFGPSAAGGAYIPAFCDVVVMVEGNASMYLGSPRMAEMVIGEKVTLEEMGGARMHCSVSGCGDVLVKTEEEAIAFARRYLSYFPANYKQTVPVVKGSEPKKFSTSIEDLLPANQNAPFNMYDLIERFIDDDSFCEIKKLFAPELITGLARLDGKSIGIIANQPRVKGGVLFHDSADKAAKFITLCDAFNIPLVFLVDIPGFMIGTKVERAGIIRHGAKMIAAMSEATVPKISIVVRKAYGAGLYAMAGPAFEPDCCLAFPHAQIAVMGPEAAVNAVYANKIASLPEGDRSAFIEEKREEYKKDIDIYHLAAEMVIDAIIAPNSLREELNHRLRAYETKCLTFSERKHGVYPV, from the coding sequence TTGTCACGATCAGATGAACTATTAGATAAAAAAGCACACATTCACCAAGGGGGAGACAAAAAGTATCACGAGAAAAATAAAGAACAAGGAAAATTATTTGTACGCGAACGCCTTGCGTTACTTTTTGATGAAGACGTCCAATTTGAAGATGCCGAGTTTGCTAACTGTTTAGCAAGTGGCCTTCCTGCTGATGGTGTGGTGACGGCAGTTGGAACAATACATGGTCAAACTGTTTGTGTAATGGCAAATGATTCGACGGTCAAAGCTGGTTCTTGGGGAGCACGTACCGTTGAAAAAATCATTCGCATTCAAGAGACGGCCGAAAAGCTTCAATGCCCGATGCTATACTTAGTCGATTCAGCTGGGGCGCGGATTACAGATCAAGTAGAAATGTTTCCAGGACGACGGGGAGCGGGGCGAATATTTTATAATCAAGTAAAGCTTTCAGGAAAAGTACCGCAAGTTTGTTTGTTATTCGGTCCATCCGCTGCTGGTGGTGCATACATTCCAGCGTTTTGTGATGTCGTTGTCATGGTGGAAGGCAATGCTTCTATGTACTTAGGTTCTCCGCGTATGGCTGAAATGGTCATTGGAGAAAAGGTGACTCTTGAGGAGATGGGCGGTGCGCGCATGCATTGCTCTGTGTCTGGCTGTGGCGACGTGCTTGTAAAAACAGAAGAAGAAGCGATAGCATTTGCGCGCCGCTATTTGTCATATTTTCCAGCGAATTATAAGCAAACAGTCCCTGTTGTGAAAGGGAGTGAACCTAAGAAGTTTAGTACAAGTATTGAAGATTTATTACCTGCGAATCAAAATGCACCGTTCAATATGTACGACTTAATTGAACGTTTTATTGATGATGACTCTTTTTGTGAAATTAAAAAATTGTTTGCTCCTGAGCTAATTACGGGGTTAGCGCGACTGGATGGGAAGTCTATTGGTATAATCGCCAACCAACCTCGTGTAAAAGGAGGCGTTCTATTTCATGACTCGGCAGATAAAGCAGCAAAATTTATAACATTATGCGATGCCTTCAACATCCCGCTCGTATTCTTAGTGGATATTCCTGGATTTATGATTGGAACGAAGGTAGAGCGTGCGGGTATCATTCGTCACGGAGCAAAAATGATTGCAGCGATGAGTGAAGCAACAGTCCCGAAAATATCGATTGTTGTACGGAAAGCCTATGGGGCAGGTCTTTATGCGATGGCGGGTCCAGCGTTTGAACCAGATTGCTGTTTGGCATTTCCGCACGCACAAATTGCTGTAATGGGCCCTGAAGCCGCGGTTAACGCCGTATATGCTAATAAAATTGCTTCACTTCCAGAGGGAGACCGATCTGCTTTTATCGAAGAAAAGCGTGAGGAGTATAAAAAAGATATCGACATTTATCATTTAGCTGCCGAAATGGTCATTGACGCAATTATCGCGCCAAACAGTTTACGTGAAGAACTAAATCATCGCTTACGGGCATATGAAACAAAGTGCTTAACTTTCTCAGAAAGAAAGCATGGAGTGTATCCTGTCTAA
- a CDS encoding ammonium transporter — protein MNAETLSFALDSLWVMVAAVLVIGMQAGFALLEAGSTRMKNSAHVAGKQILSFAIASIAFWAVGFGITFGAGNSFIGTSGWFLIGDEATFDSLSWANVPLELKFLFQMAFVGVSLAIAWGGFAERAKLAVYFVFGTIFVIAIYPVIGHWVWGGGWLGAMGMQDFAGSTVVHLQGAIAALIATILLGPRIGKFNKDGTPNFIPGHNQVYTVLGGLILWIGWFGFNAGSTMAAGDGFFTYVALTTNLAAAAGAIAAIVTAKLLVGRADIPAMVNGVLAALVAITAACAFVEPWAAIVIGAVAGSFTFWTSVYFEKKGIDDPIYAFSVHGIAGIIGTISTGFFASPRLVEITGIGKAGLFYGGGFDQLIVQTVGVLGAAAYVAVVSFVVLYALKKTIGLRVTADQEVTGLDMSEHGSYGYPEQLDPEFKSSNQISS, from the coding sequence ATGAATGCTGAAACTTTATCATTTGCTTTGGACTCATTATGGGTAATGGTGGCGGCGGTCTTAGTTATTGGAATGCAAGCAGGATTTGCTTTATTAGAAGCAGGATCAACAAGGATGAAAAACTCTGCACACGTAGCGGGAAAACAAATACTTAGCTTTGCGATTGCAAGTATAGCGTTTTGGGCAGTTGGTTTTGGAATTACGTTTGGAGCGGGAAATAGCTTCATAGGAACATCAGGCTGGTTCTTAATCGGTGATGAAGCTACATTCGATTCACTATCATGGGCGAATGTTCCACTAGAACTTAAATTTTTATTCCAAATGGCATTTGTTGGTGTATCGTTAGCAATTGCTTGGGGGGGCTTTGCTGAACGTGCGAAATTAGCAGTATATTTTGTGTTTGGTACGATTTTCGTTATTGCGATTTATCCAGTTATTGGTCACTGGGTATGGGGTGGCGGTTGGTTAGGTGCCATGGGGATGCAGGACTTTGCAGGTTCAACAGTCGTACATTTACAAGGTGCGATAGCAGCTTTAATTGCTACAATTCTTTTAGGTCCACGTATTGGTAAATTCAATAAAGATGGTACACCAAATTTCATTCCTGGTCATAACCAAGTGTATACCGTATTAGGTGGACTTATTTTATGGATTGGTTGGTTTGGATTCAATGCAGGTAGTACGATGGCAGCAGGAGATGGCTTTTTCACATATGTTGCGTTAACGACTAACTTAGCAGCTGCAGCAGGAGCTATTGCAGCAATCGTGACTGCAAAATTATTAGTAGGTCGCGCAGATATTCCGGCGATGGTCAATGGTGTGTTAGCGGCGTTAGTTGCTATTACGGCGGCTTGTGCGTTTGTTGAGCCTTGGGCAGCTATCGTAATTGGTGCCGTAGCGGGTTCATTTACTTTCTGGACATCAGTGTACTTTGAGAAGAAAGGTATCGATGATCCGATTTACGCATTCTCTGTACATGGTATTGCAGGTATTATTGGAACGATCTCAACAGGCTTCTTTGCTTCACCACGTTTAGTTGAAATAACAGGTATTGGTAAAGCAGGTTTATTCTATGGCGGTGGATTCGATCAATTAATCGTTCAAACTGTTGGAGTGCTTGGAGCGGCTGCGTATGTTGCGGTTGTATCATTTGTCGTACTTTATGCACTGAAAAAGACAATTGGCTTACGTGTAACAGCTGATCAAGAAGTAACAGGATTGGATATGAGTGAGCATGGCTCATATGGGTATCCAGAACAATTAGACCCAGAGTTTAAATCATCTAATCAAATTAGCAGCTAA
- a CDS encoding DUF294 nucleotidyltransferase-like domain-containing protein produces MNELLHLQDKIEQANSISMLRELHDEILMILKGHPDFLSLNRDVTFSVYKQLSIVHDALMYRVLKLAEIEVELRGIGQRPDAYCWYIMGSGARHEQTVRTDQDNGIIFDCNEGNKESCYQYINELAKIGTSYMNDIGYPFCEGHVMATNPRWQKQLADWERQIKQYVEGHTPDDIRYLLIASDLRAIYGDPRLIVVCKRNLQRLLYSSAMTLKRMGEHCLTPEVPLSFFGYIHAERWGEHAGKLNIKQAIYVPIINCIKFLCAIYHVDKDSTWERAYTLFAKNHLPHALYEDICIALQTALYLRLLYSVKEQSSADYVCLRDLHEQDRALLKEGLKTAKVLQRYVNKLVVNAQYEATNL; encoded by the coding sequence ATGAATGAATTACTGCATTTGCAAGATAAAATAGAGCAGGCTAACAGCATTTCAATGTTACGTGAGTTGCATGATGAGATTTTGATGATTTTAAAAGGACATCCCGATTTTTTATCGTTAAATCGAGATGTGACGTTTAGTGTATATAAGCAACTAAGTATAGTTCATGATGCTCTTATGTATCGTGTATTGAAGCTAGCTGAGATTGAGGTAGAGTTAAGAGGAATAGGACAGCGTCCGGATGCTTACTGCTGGTATATAATGGGTAGTGGTGCACGGCATGAACAGACTGTACGTACAGACCAAGATAACGGCATCATTTTTGATTGTAATGAAGGTAACAAAGAAAGCTGTTATCAGTATATAAATGAGTTAGCGAAAATTGGTACTTCATACATGAACGACATAGGCTATCCCTTTTGCGAAGGACATGTCATGGCGACGAATCCTAGATGGCAAAAGCAATTGGCAGACTGGGAAAGGCAAATAAAACAGTATGTTGAAGGACATACACCAGATGATATTCGATATTTGCTAATAGCATCTGATTTACGGGCCATCTATGGTGATCCACGGCTCATAGTTGTATGTAAAAGAAACTTGCAGAGGCTTCTTTATTCATCCGCTATGACGCTAAAACGTATGGGGGAACATTGCTTAACGCCTGAAGTGCCGCTATCCTTTTTTGGTTATATTCATGCTGAGCGTTGGGGAGAGCATGCTGGAAAGCTAAATATTAAGCAAGCCATATATGTTCCCATTATAAATTGCATTAAATTTTTATGTGCTATTTATCATGTTGATAAGGATTCTACTTGGGAACGTGCTTATACATTGTTTGCAAAAAATCACTTACCACATGCTTTATATGAAGATATTTGTATTGCTTTACAAACGGCGCTATATTTAAGGCTGCTATATTCTGTTAAAGAACAGAGTAGTGCAGATTATGTATGTCTACGTGATCTTCATGAACAGGACCGAGCGCTGTTAAAAGAGGGATTAAAAACTGCAAAAGTGTTACAAAGATATGTAAATAAGTTAGTGGTGAACGCTCAATATGAAGCAACCAACCTTTAA